One region of Rhodocaloribacter litoris genomic DNA includes:
- a CDS encoding MotA/TolQ/ExbB proton channel family protein — protein MNLFSVLLMLPQEAGDDGFVNVLVQRFNEGGDFMWPILIALIIGLAIAFERIITLNRADINTRKFILKVKQALEEGGISAAEEVCANTRGPVASVFQAGLLRHDEGIEAVEKAVVSYGSIEMSFLERGLVWLSLFIALAPMFGFLGTVVGMVAAFDAIEQAGDISPSLVAGGIKIALLTTVFGLISAIILQFFYNYAVSKIDRIVVDMEEASIELIDSLVLLQAGRPIAEKTEG, from the coding sequence ATGAACCTTTTCAGTGTGCTTCTCATGCTGCCGCAGGAGGCAGGTGACGATGGGTTTGTCAACGTGCTGGTTCAGCGGTTCAATGAGGGGGGCGACTTCATGTGGCCCATTCTCATCGCGCTGATCATCGGCCTGGCCATTGCCTTCGAGCGCATCATCACGCTCAACCGTGCCGACATCAACACCCGCAAATTCATCCTGAAGGTGAAGCAGGCGCTCGAAGAGGGCGGCATTTCGGCTGCCGAGGAGGTCTGTGCGAACACGCGGGGGCCGGTCGCCTCGGTTTTCCAGGCCGGCCTGCTTCGTCACGACGAGGGCATCGAGGCCGTTGAGAAGGCGGTCGTCTCGTACGGCTCGATCGAGATGAGCTTCCTGGAGCGCGGCCTCGTCTGGCTCTCCCTCTTCATCGCGCTGGCGCCGATGTTCGGCTTCCTCGGCACGGTCGTCGGCATGGTGGCCGCCTTCGACGCCATCGAGCAGGCCGGCGACATCTCGCCGAGCCTCGTGGCCGGCGGTATCAAGATCGCCCTGCTGACGACCGTCTTCGGTCTGATCTCGGCCATCATCCTGCAGTTCTTCTACAACTACGCCGTGTCCAAGATCGACCGGATCGTGGTCGACATGGAAGAGGCCTCCATCGAGCTGATCGACTCCCTGGTGCTGCTGCAGGCCGGCCGCCCGATCGCCGAAAAAACGGAAGGTTGA
- a CDS encoding DUF4293 family protein, producing MIQRIQSLYLLLGAAALAVLVFGLRATWQVPAAAAQSWYVPAVTGLGSLTALAALAAIFLNKDRRFPNRMLPGLRLQRRVVVGVQVLAVVFLLVFFVGFYLAQALPRLTDAGGILALGLPVLAYVGFYLARRGIDRDIRELEKAEQFRLRD from the coding sequence ATGATCCAGCGTATACAATCGCTTTATCTTTTGCTCGGTGCCGCGGCTCTGGCGGTGCTGGTTTTCGGTCTCCGTGCCACCTGGCAGGTGCCCGCCGCGGCCGCGCAGTCCTGGTACGTGCCGGCCGTGACGGGACTCGGCAGCCTGACGGCGCTGGCCGCCCTGGCGGCCATCTTTCTGAACAAGGACCGGCGCTTTCCGAACCGGATGCTGCCCGGGTTGCGGTTGCAGCGCCGGGTCGTCGTCGGGGTGCAGGTGCTCGCGGTCGTGTTTCTGCTCGTCTTTTTCGTGGGATTCTACCTGGCCCAGGCGCTCCCGCGGCTGACCGACGCCGGCGGGATCCTGGCGCTGGGGCTGCCCGTGCTCGCCTACGTGGGCTTCTACCTGGCCCGGCGCGGCATCGACCGGGACATCCGGGAGCTCGAAAAGGCGGAGCAGTTTCGCCTGCGGGACTGA
- a CDS encoding S41 family peptidase, which produces MRQRKFYTFGAMLLLVGMLLGVQIGAVIFHDDTARALKKLEDAFILINQRYVEEVDSAELAERAIKGMLEALDPHSVYIDAERMKRVTEDFDASFEGIGIGYELVPGPDGQDTLTVLNVIPGGPSEEAGLLSGDRIIAVDGASAIGYTHEDVQRNLKGPRGTRVTVTVLRPGYPDTLEVTITRDKIPIYTVLSAYMLDEKTGYLKLDRFARTTYAEFMQAMRRLKAQGMERLVLDLRGNAGGYMEMAIRISDEFLKEGQLIVSQRGRLPETNEAYYARPGGLFEDKPVIVLVDEHSASASEIVAGALQDHDRALIVGRRTFGKGLVQKQYLLDDGSALRVTVARYYTPSGRLIQTPYDNGDREDYYRTKLELQKEFETMSAEEILNHIPDSLKFTTDTGRVVFAGGGILPDYIVKGERTSPFLQAVLRGGVENDFVRYWLDRNAETVHARWDGRRDAFLNTFEVTDEMLAAFYRFAGEKGIRVVDEKPAGGEENGKVQYFTRDEVGQDEAQLRALLKGRIATRLYDRSAWYPVINRIDRTLNEAMKLWAPAENLSFHHGEGG; this is translated from the coding sequence ATGCGGCAAAGAAAGTTTTACACGTTCGGGGCGATGCTCCTGCTCGTTGGTATGCTGCTCGGCGTGCAGATCGGCGCCGTCATCTTCCACGACGACACAGCCCGGGCCCTCAAGAAGCTCGAAGACGCCTTCATCCTGATCAACCAGCGCTACGTCGAGGAGGTCGATTCGGCCGAGCTGGCCGAGCGGGCCATCAAAGGCATGCTCGAAGCGCTGGATCCGCACTCGGTCTACATCGACGCCGAGCGGATGAAGCGGGTGACGGAAGACTTCGATGCCTCGTTCGAGGGGATCGGCATCGGGTACGAGCTGGTGCCGGGGCCGGACGGGCAGGACACCCTGACCGTGCTGAACGTCATCCCCGGCGGGCCCAGCGAAGAGGCCGGCCTGCTCTCGGGGGACCGCATCATCGCCGTCGATGGGGCCAGTGCCATCGGGTACACGCACGAGGACGTGCAGCGTAACCTGAAAGGCCCCCGGGGCACCCGGGTGACGGTGACCGTGCTGCGCCCCGGCTACCCGGACACGCTCGAGGTGACCATCACCCGGGACAAGATCCCCATCTACACCGTCCTCTCGGCCTATATGCTCGACGAGAAGACAGGCTACCTCAAACTGGATCGCTTCGCCCGGACCACCTACGCCGAGTTCATGCAGGCCATGCGCCGGCTGAAGGCCCAGGGGATGGAACGCCTGGTGCTCGACCTCCGCGGAAACGCCGGCGGCTACATGGAGATGGCCATCCGCATCAGCGACGAGTTCCTGAAAGAGGGACAGCTGATCGTTTCGCAGCGCGGCCGGCTGCCGGAGACGAACGAAGCCTACTACGCCCGGCCCGGCGGCCTCTTCGAAGACAAACCCGTCATCGTCCTCGTCGACGAGCATTCCGCCTCGGCCAGCGAGATCGTGGCCGGGGCCCTGCAGGACCACGACCGGGCGCTCATCGTGGGCCGGCGTACCTTCGGAAAAGGGCTCGTCCAGAAACAGTACCTGCTCGACGATGGCAGCGCGCTCCGGGTAACCGTGGCCCGGTACTACACCCCCTCCGGCCGGCTCATTCAAACCCCCTACGACAACGGCGACCGGGAGGACTACTATCGCACCAAGCTCGAACTCCAGAAAGAGTTCGAGACGATGAGCGCCGAAGAGATCCTGAACCACATTCCGGACTCGCTCAAATTCACCACCGACACCGGGCGCGTCGTCTTCGCCGGCGGTGGCATCCTGCCCGACTACATCGTCAAAGGCGAGCGCACCTCGCCCTTCCTGCAGGCCGTGCTCCGGGGCGGGGTCGAGAACGACTTCGTGCGCTACTGGCTCGACCGGAACGCCGAAACCGTGCACGCGCGCTGGGACGGCCGGCGGGACGCTTTCCTCAATACGTTCGAGGTGACCGACGAGATGCTGGCCGCCTTCTACCGCTTTGCCGGGGAGAAGGGCATCCGGGTCGTCGATGAGAAGCCGGCCGGGGGCGAGGAAAACGGCAAGGTGCAATACTTCACACGGGACGAGGTCGGGCAGGACGAGGCACAACTGCGGGCCTTGCTGAAGGGACGGATCGCCACCCGGCTCTACGACCGCAGCGCCTGGTATCCGGTCATCAACCGGATCGACCGCACCCTGAATGAAGCGATGAAACTCTGGGCACCGGCCGAAAACCTCAGCTTCCATCACGGGGAGGGCGGCTGA
- a CDS encoding DMT family transporter, giving the protein MHAKRPDHPVRPPVVYPLLFFGLMSFSISPILVRFAAEAPGLAVAVWRTGLAVLMLAPFALPRIGAEVRAFTPRERLLIIVAGVMLGLHFVTWIESLYHTSVASASVILSVTPLLLGLFGYWLLGEPLTRRLVASILLAMTGTALIAWGDSVDERAVGSLFGNGLALAAACFQCFYLLIGRVIRRRTSWLAYVFPLYLVAALTTLATALLRGVSLLGYDPIIYVLCGLMALLPQITGHGSFNYALRYFTAALLGLLALTEPVIASWLAYLLFDEMPTGIALAGMVVVLVSVAVVLIRRRPARVETI; this is encoded by the coding sequence ATGCATGCAAAACGGCCGGATCATCCCGTACGGCCGCCCGTCGTCTATCCCCTGCTGTTTTTCGGGCTGATGAGCTTTTCCATCAGCCCGATCCTCGTTCGGTTTGCCGCCGAGGCGCCGGGGCTGGCCGTGGCGGTCTGGCGGACGGGGCTGGCCGTGCTGATGCTGGCCCCCTTCGCCCTGCCGCGGATCGGGGCCGAGGTACGGGCTTTTACCCCCCGGGAGCGGTTGCTCATCATCGTGGCCGGGGTGATGCTGGGGTTGCACTTCGTCACGTGGATCGAGTCGCTCTATCACACCTCCGTCGCCAGTGCGTCGGTCATCCTCTCGGTCACGCCGCTGCTGCTCGGGCTGTTCGGGTACTGGTTGCTGGGGGAGCCCCTCACGCGCCGGCTCGTCGCGTCGATCCTGCTGGCCATGACCGGGACGGCGCTCATTGCCTGGGGCGACAGCGTGGACGAGCGGGCCGTCGGTTCCCTGTTCGGTAACGGGCTGGCGCTCGCGGCCGCCTGCTTCCAGTGTTTCTACCTGCTCATCGGGCGGGTCATCCGGCGCCGGACGTCCTGGCTGGCCTATGTCTTTCCGCTCTACCTCGTCGCGGCGCTGACGACCCTGGCGACGGCGCTGCTGCGGGGCGTGTCCCTGCTGGGCTACGATCCGATCATCTATGTGCTGTGCGGGCTGATGGCCCTGTTGCCTCAGATCACCGGGCACGGCTCGTTCAACTATGCCCTGCGGTACTTCACGGCGGCCCTGCTCGGGTTGCTGGCCCTTACAGAACCGGTCATCGCCTCCTGGCTGGCTTACCTGCTCTTCGACGAGATGCCCACGGGGATTGCCCTGGCGGGGATGGTCGTCGTGCTCGTCTCGGTGGCGGTGGTGCTTATCCGACGGCGTCCGGCGCGCGTGGAGACGATCTGA
- a CDS encoding ExbD/TolR family protein, which yields MAGLLKKKERRGAEIPTASMADIAFLLLIFFLVTTTIDVDTGIGMVLPPKLEEDMEPPPVRERNMLKILVNEQGMVLIEDKPATMNVIREEVKRHVLNYGQDPDYSENPGKAVVSIKTARGTPYNAYIEALDEVWMAYFEMWDAEARQLGYPNYDAYVKAIGDGPNEIREKIKAQISIAEPDPA from the coding sequence ATGGCTGGACTTTTGAAAAAGAAGGAGCGCCGGGGCGCCGAGATCCCGACCGCCTCGATGGCGGACATCGCGTTCCTGCTGCTGATCTTCTTCCTGGTGACGACCACGATCGACGTCGATACCGGCATCGGGATGGTGTTGCCGCCCAAGCTGGAAGAGGACATGGAACCCCCGCCCGTGCGGGAACGCAACATGCTCAAGATCCTGGTCAACGAGCAGGGCATGGTGCTCATCGAGGACAAGCCGGCCACGATGAACGTCATCCGCGAGGAGGTCAAGCGGCACGTGCTCAACTACGGGCAGGATCCGGATTACTCGGAGAACCCGGGCAAGGCCGTCGTCTCCATCAAGACGGCGCGCGGCACCCCTTACAACGCCTACATCGAGGCCCTTGACGAGGTGTGGATGGCCTACTTCGAGATGTGGGACGCCGAAGCACGCCAGCTCGGCTATCCCAACTACGACGCCTACGTCAAAGCCATCGGAGACGGCCCCAACGAGATCCGGGAGAAGATCAAAGCCCAGATCTCGATTGCCGAACCGGACCCGGCCTGA
- a CDS encoding glycosyltransferase family 2 protein, whose translation MPPPVSIIIVSWNALPLLQRCLPSVVATRYEPLEIILADNASTDGSAAWVHRTFPSVKIVRHPENWAFCRGNNAALPHASGEYVVLLNNDVEVPPDWLAPLVAAMEADPSVGAAQPKLLQYDRRDHFEYAGGAGGYLDRFGYPFTRGRVFFSLEKDEGQYDDERDVFWATGAALLLRRRALDAVGLLDERFFMHMEEIDLCWRLWRQGWRVRIVPRSVVYHIGGGSLPRSDTRKAYYNFRNNLLLLYKNLPPRAWRRIFPRRALLDALAAARALLAGRPAEAAAIARAYRDAHRMKDAYRDARPERCRTGPYYRGSIVLDYFLRGRRRFRDLPPACFFHPDEAAPPLRPPPAPHEG comes from the coding sequence TTGCCGCCTCCCGTCTCGATCATCATCGTTTCGTGGAACGCCCTGCCGCTGCTGCAGCGGTGCCTGCCGTCGGTGGTGGCCACGCGGTACGAGCCGCTGGAGATCATCCTGGCGGACAACGCCTCCACCGACGGCTCGGCGGCGTGGGTGCACCGCACCTTTCCATCGGTGAAGATCGTCCGGCATCCCGAGAACTGGGCCTTCTGCCGGGGCAACAATGCGGCGCTGCCCCACGCTTCGGGCGAGTACGTCGTGCTGCTGAACAACGACGTCGAGGTACCGCCGGACTGGCTGGCCCCGCTCGTGGCCGCGATGGAGGCCGATCCATCGGTAGGCGCGGCGCAGCCGAAGTTGCTCCAGTATGACCGTCGCGACCACTTCGAATACGCCGGGGGGGCCGGGGGTTACCTGGATCGCTTCGGGTATCCCTTCACACGGGGACGGGTCTTCTTCTCTCTGGAAAAAGACGAAGGGCAGTACGACGACGAGCGCGATGTCTTCTGGGCCACCGGCGCCGCCCTCCTGCTGCGCCGCCGGGCCCTCGACGCCGTGGGCCTGCTCGACGAGCGCTTCTTCATGCACATGGAAGAGATCGACCTGTGCTGGCGGCTGTGGCGGCAGGGCTGGCGGGTACGTATCGTGCCCCGCAGCGTCGTCTACCACATCGGCGGCGGCTCGCTGCCCCGGAGCGATACGCGAAAGGCCTACTACAACTTCCGCAACAACCTGCTCCTGCTCTACAAGAACCTCCCGCCACGGGCCTGGCGCCGGATCTTTCCCCGGCGCGCCCTGCTCGACGCGCTGGCCGCCGCCCGGGCCCTGCTCGCCGGCCGCCCCGCCGAGGCCGCCGCCATCGCCCGCGCCTACCGGGACGCCCACCGGATGAAGGACGCCTACCGGGATGCCCGCCCCGAACGGTGCCGCACCGGCCCCTACTACCGCGGCAGCATCGTCCTCGACTACTTCCTCCGGGGGCGCCGGCGCTTCCGCGACCTGCCGCCGGCCTGCTTCTTCCACCCGGACGAAGCCGCCCCGCCGCTCAGGCCACCGCCCGCCCCGCACGAAGGGTAA
- a CDS encoding B12-binding domain-containing radical SAM protein: protein MKKLRVGVVDILGKSVSRKAFSRYMRANNASIMPQAIAVWCAEMGHDVAMAYYDGPVLLTGREHERPDLVFINAYSQTAMLAYALSARYRAQGAVTVLGGPHTRSYPEHAVKYCDYALGFTDRELVEAVLQDCAPYRPEGQYLSAARQPFDVPGVRSRWPYIRMTMAKAPLLRTIPILGSLGCPYTCSFCIDAGVPYQPLDFDVLREDLRFLVKNWPPRALLIWHDPNFGVRFDDYLGVIEEAVPPGSLIFAVESSLSLLKEENVRRLARAGCRVIAPGIESWFDLGDKSKMRSIRGMEKVRRVAEQMRMIASYIPYTQGNFIFGLDQDEGPEPFELTKRFIDLAPAVYPHFSLLTSYGRNAPANLAYQRAGRVLNVPFHFLNQLHALNVRPKHYAWPELYGHIADLYAYAFSWKAIARRFRAGAGRLAALEQVFRAISSERNHKIRSHLQMKRRLEDPEVRRYFEGETTTLPDFFVRPVYEDLGPLARWFPEEALYHDPNAYLKSLGESSGFTLRAGRAVA from the coding sequence ATGAAGAAGCTTCGCGTCGGCGTCGTCGACATCCTCGGCAAGTCGGTCAGCCGGAAAGCCTTCTCGCGCTACATGCGCGCCAACAACGCCAGCATCATGCCGCAGGCGATTGCCGTCTGGTGTGCGGAGATGGGGCACGACGTCGCCATGGCCTATTACGACGGCCCGGTGCTGCTGACGGGGCGCGAGCACGAACGACCGGATCTGGTCTTCATCAACGCCTATTCGCAGACGGCGATGCTCGCCTACGCGCTGAGCGCCCGGTACCGGGCCCAGGGGGCCGTGACGGTCCTCGGCGGGCCGCACACCCGCTCCTACCCGGAACACGCCGTAAAATATTGCGACTATGCCCTGGGTTTCACCGACCGTGAGCTCGTCGAGGCGGTGCTGCAGGATTGCGCCCCGTACCGGCCGGAGGGGCAATACCTCTCGGCGGCGCGGCAGCCGTTCGACGTGCCGGGCGTGCGAAGCCGCTGGCCCTACATCCGGATGACGATGGCAAAGGCGCCCCTCCTGCGCACGATCCCCATCCTCGGCAGCCTCGGCTGTCCCTACACGTGCAGCTTCTGCATCGACGCCGGCGTCCCGTACCAGCCTCTCGACTTCGACGTGCTCCGGGAAGACCTGCGTTTCCTGGTGAAGAACTGGCCCCCCCGGGCCCTGCTGATCTGGCACGACCCCAACTTCGGGGTACGCTTCGACGACTACCTGGGCGTCATCGAGGAGGCGGTGCCGCCGGGTAGCCTCATCTTTGCGGTGGAAAGTTCGCTCTCGCTCCTGAAGGAAGAGAACGTCCGGCGCCTGGCCCGGGCCGGCTGCCGTGTCATCGCGCCGGGCATCGAGTCCTGGTTCGACCTCGGCGACAAGTCGAAGATGCGAAGCATCCGTGGCATGGAGAAGGTGCGGCGCGTGGCCGAGCAGATGCGCATGATCGCCTCGTACATCCCCTATACCCAGGGCAACTTCATCTTCGGCCTCGATCAGGATGAAGGTCCCGAGCCGTTCGAGCTGACCAAGCGGTTCATCGACCTGGCACCGGCCGTCTACCCCCATTTCTCCCTGCTGACCTCCTACGGCCGCAACGCCCCGGCCAACCTCGCGTACCAGCGGGCCGGGCGGGTCCTGAACGTTCCGTTCCATTTCCTCAACCAGCTCCATGCGCTCAACGTTCGGCCGAAGCACTATGCGTGGCCGGAGCTCTACGGCCACATCGCCGACCTCTATGCCTATGCCTTTTCCTGGAAGGCGATCGCGCGGCGTTTCCGGGCCGGTGCCGGGAGGCTGGCCGCGCTGGAACAGGTCTTCCGGGCCATCTCGTCGGAGCGGAACCACAAGATCCGCAGCCATCTCCAGATGAAGCGCCGGCTGGAAGATCCGGAGGTGCGTCGCTATTTCGAGGGAGAGACGACGACCCTGCCCGACTTTTTCGTCCGCCCGGTCTACGAGGATCTGGGACCGCTGGCCCGCTGGTTCCCCGAAGAGGCCCTCTATCACGATCCAAACGCCTACCTGAAGTCGCTCGGCGAGTCGTCCGGCTTTACCCTTCGTGCGGGGCGGGCGGTGGCCTGA
- a CDS encoding ExbD/TolR family protein, which translates to MSTHFKKKSKTSQEIPTASMPDIIFMLLIFFMVSTVLRETTVQVRTRLPQAEAITKIEQKRLISYIWIGPRKLANNRLGETAVQIDDALIEDISTIRTIMWRKLNEQPKLIVSLRVDETSEMGTVLDVQQELREAGTLRINYSTKRLLAS; encoded by the coding sequence ATGTCCACACACTTCAAAAAGAAAAGCAAGACCTCCCAGGAGATCCCGACGGCGTCCATGCCGGACATCATCTTCATGCTGCTGATCTTCTTCATGGTCAGCACCGTGCTCCGGGAGACCACCGTGCAGGTGCGAACGCGCCTGCCGCAGGCCGAAGCGATCACCAAGATCGAACAGAAGCGCCTCATCTCGTACATCTGGATCGGCCCCAGGAAACTGGCCAACAACCGCCTCGGCGAGACGGCCGTTCAGATCGACGATGCCCTCATCGAAGACATCTCGACGATCCGCACCATCATGTGGCGCAAGCTCAACGAGCAGCCCAAGCTGATCGTCTCGCTCCGGGTCGACGAGACGTCGGAGATGGGAACCGTGCTGGACGTACAGCAGGAGCTGCGGGAGGCCGGAACGCTCCGGATCAACTATTCCACGAAGCGGCTGCTGGCCTCCTGA
- a CDS encoding isocitrate/isopropylmalate dehydrogenase family protein → MAYRITLLPGDGIGPEVTDAAVAVLEATGLRFAWERFEEVGAAALQRYDTPLPEPVLDSIRKNRVALKGPVTTPVGKGFKSVNVQLRQKLDLYANVRPCKSLPGIETPFKNVNLVIFRENTEGLYAGIENYDERLEIADSIARISRKGSQRIIRFCFEYARRHGFRKVTLVHKANILKLTSGMFLNIGREIAQEYPEITFNDRIIDNMCMQLVVRPQDYECIVTTNLFGDILSDLAAGLVGGLGIVPGANIGDACAVFEAVHGSAPDIAGQNRANPTALIRSAVMMLRHLGEHAAADAVRDALYETFREGRYLTADLGGSATTSQFTEVVADRVRQRVSG, encoded by the coding sequence ATGGCGTATCGCATCACCCTGCTGCCGGGTGACGGCATCGGACCCGAAGTGACCGACGCCGCCGTGGCGGTGCTGGAGGCGACCGGCCTCCGCTTCGCGTGGGAGCGCTTCGAGGAGGTCGGCGCGGCCGCCCTGCAGCGCTACGATACGCCGCTGCCCGAACCCGTTCTCGACTCGATCCGCAAGAACCGCGTGGCCCTCAAAGGACCCGTCACCACGCCGGTGGGGAAAGGCTTCAAGAGCGTCAACGTGCAGCTCCGGCAAAAGCTGGACCTCTACGCCAACGTGCGGCCCTGCAAAAGCCTGCCCGGCATCGAGACACCGTTCAAGAACGTGAACCTGGTCATTTTCCGGGAGAACACCGAGGGGCTCTATGCGGGTATCGAGAACTACGACGAGCGGCTGGAGATCGCCGACTCCATCGCCCGGATCTCGCGGAAAGGTTCGCAACGCATCATCCGGTTCTGCTTCGAATACGCGCGCCGGCACGGCTTTCGCAAGGTGACGCTCGTGCACAAGGCGAACATTCTGAAGCTGACGTCGGGTATGTTCCTGAACATCGGCCGGGAGATCGCGCAGGAATATCCGGAGATCACGTTCAACGACCGGATCATCGACAACATGTGCATGCAACTCGTCGTGCGTCCCCAGGATTACGAGTGCATCGTGACGACGAACCTGTTCGGGGACATCCTGAGCGATCTGGCGGCCGGGCTCGTCGGCGGGCTCGGGATCGTGCCGGGGGCCAACATCGGGGACGCCTGTGCCGTGTTCGAGGCCGTCCACGGCAGCGCGCCGGACATCGCCGGGCAGAACCGGGCCAACCCGACGGCATTGATCCGCAGCGCTGTCATGATGCTCCGGCACCTGGGCGAGCACGCCGCCGCCGACGCCGTCCGGGATGCGCTGTACGAAACGTTCCGCGAAGGCCGGTACCTGACGGCCGACCTCGGCGGATCGGCCACGACGTCGCAGTTCACCGAGGTGGTGGCCGATCGGGTGCGGCAGCGCGTTTCCGGCTGA